The proteins below are encoded in one region of Metabacillus dongyingensis:
- a CDS encoding alkaline phosphatase family protein, with the protein MKSNMFKKVVVGTTLTMAMSFAATSADIPYNVLSYSMSSIAFANEEAVLDLKFDNNANDSSASAVAPSIFGNPEFVQGRIGQAIKFNSPGQYVDLGNHGEFRFGESTDFSVAFWIKSEGIKGDPSIISNKDWNSGSNSGWILGMNGSGELIWNYKTSQSSRLDYHMPNVADYKWHHIVVSHDRKNGSARFYKDGNLIKTVDISGMKGSLDSPYTTKIGQDGTGKYGSTLTAQVDDLQIYRNVLTEMEVRAMYDNAPPLPPISVESISLDQTELNLKAGAPMPLTATVSPIDATVKEVEWISSDETIAKVEIINERPTIIAENPGDATITVKTVDGGKTATANVHVSNSIDVSGDGLLTEADLKLIQKNKNSHEGDKRWKQAQKADINDDKKVDRLDVQMMKDKLAPYKKDFLYKRVVFIGIDGAGNGVKDQQANAKNIQKLMSEGAGTYEAKAMLPTISGQNWGSMLHGVVPSKHGLNNENTGNPYPEKNPYPSYMKLLKQERPMLNQASFTTWSPINKGIIEDSAGAYKVNGGNDNNTTQKTVDYIKAEGKNSRNIFVHLDEVDGAGHNYGYGSLKWYEALQKADQHVGQIVQALEEEGLMKDTLIIVTTDHGGKGYGHGGSSPEEQTIFWTAKGTSIKSGTVLSDVENIDTAAVVAHALRLDIPENWDAQLPAGLFQYKK; encoded by the coding sequence ATGAAATCTAATATGTTTAAAAAAGTAGTAGTGGGTACAACATTAACCATGGCGATGTCTTTTGCTGCAACCAGTGCAGATATCCCATATAATGTCTTATCCTACAGTATGTCTTCCATTGCATTTGCTAATGAAGAAGCCGTTCTCGACTTGAAATTCGACAACAATGCGAACGATAGCTCGGCAAGCGCCGTAGCCCCTTCGATCTTCGGCAATCCCGAATTTGTTCAGGGACGTATCGGACAAGCCATCAAATTTAATTCCCCAGGACAATATGTGGACCTGGGCAATCACGGCGAGTTCCGATTCGGTGAGAGCACAGATTTTTCTGTTGCCTTTTGGATCAAATCGGAAGGCATCAAGGGCGACCCTTCCATCATTTCGAATAAAGACTGGAATTCCGGAAGCAACAGCGGGTGGATTTTGGGCATGAACGGTTCGGGTGAGCTCATCTGGAATTACAAAACTTCTCAGAGCAGCCGGTTGGATTACCACATGCCGAATGTAGCTGACTATAAATGGCATCATATTGTTGTCTCGCATGACCGAAAAAACGGGAGTGCTCGCTTTTATAAAGACGGTAACCTGATTAAAACAGTCGATATCTCTGGAATGAAAGGATCGCTCGACTCCCCATATACGACCAAAATTGGTCAGGATGGTACAGGAAAATACGGTTCTACGCTGACTGCACAGGTTGATGACCTGCAGATTTATCGAAATGTTTTGACCGAAATGGAAGTTCGCGCTATGTACGATAATGCTCCTCCGCTTCCACCCATTTCAGTAGAATCCATCTCATTGGATCAGACTGAACTCAACCTGAAAGCGGGGGCACCTATGCCGCTAACAGCAACTGTCTCTCCAATAGATGCGACAGTAAAAGAGGTTGAATGGATCTCTAGTGATGAAACGATAGCGAAAGTTGAAATAATCAACGAACGTCCCACTATTATTGCTGAGAATCCTGGCGACGCAACGATCACAGTCAAAACAGTCGATGGCGGCAAAACTGCGACAGCCAATGTACATGTATCTAACTCTATAGATGTATCGGGAGATGGGTTGTTAACGGAGGCTGATCTAAAACTTATACAGAAAAACAAAAATAGTCATGAAGGTGACAAACGTTGGAAACAAGCTCAAAAAGCGGATATTAACGATGATAAAAAAGTGGATCGCTTAGATGTGCAAATGATGAAGGATAAGCTGGCCCCTTACAAGAAAGATTTTCTTTACAAACGAGTCGTATTTATTGGAATCGATGGAGCTGGGAATGGAGTAAAAGACCAGCAAGCAAACGCAAAAAATATACAGAAGCTAATGAGTGAAGGCGCTGGAACATATGAAGCAAAAGCAATGCTGCCGACAATTAGTGGGCAAAACTGGGGATCCATGCTCCATGGAGTTGTACCTTCAAAACATGGTCTGAATAACGAAAATACAGGTAATCCTTACCCTGAAAAAAATCCTTATCCATCTTATATGAAATTGCTGAAACAAGAGCGTCCTATGCTTAATCAAGCTTCCTTTACTACATGGTCACCGATCAATAAAGGAATTATTGAAGATTCTGCAGGTGCTTATAAAGTAAATGGCGGGAACGATAATAATACGACACAAAAAACGGTGGACTATATAAAAGCAGAAGGTAAAAACAGCCGCAATATTTTTGTCCATTTGGATGAAGTGGATGGTGCAGGCCACAACTATGGCTATGGCAGCCTGAAATGGTATGAGGCATTACAAAAAGCTGATCAGCATGTTGGACAAATTGTCCAAGCTTTAGAAGAAGAAGGACTGATGAAGGATACTCTAATTATCGTCACAACGGATCATGGCGGAAAAGGTTATGGTCATGGTGGTTCCTCCCCAGAAGAACAGACCATTTTCTGGACTGCTAAAGGAACGTCAATTAAGTCTGGCACCGTGTTGTCTGATGTAGAAAATATAGATACAGCTGCTGTCGTTGCTCATGCGCTGCGTCTAGATATACCAGAAAATTGGGATGCTCAACTTCCTGCAGGACTATTTCAATACAAAAAATAA
- a CDS encoding glyoxalase superfamily protein, producing MSTSKITMKSPTPILRIFDEEKAKEFYLTFLEFELDWEHRFEDDLPLYMQISYKNCIIHLSEHHGDCCPGAAIRIEVEKLELLHSILISKKYKYARPGIEKTPWNTREVRIGDPFGNRIMFFENIQK from the coding sequence ATGAGCACATCTAAAATAACTATGAAAAGCCCCACTCCAATCCTGCGTATTTTTGATGAGGAAAAAGCCAAAGAATTTTATTTAACATTTTTGGAATTTGAGTTAGATTGGGAGCATCGATTTGAAGATGATCTACCTTTATACATGCAAATATCATATAAAAATTGTATTATTCATCTTTCAGAGCATCACGGAGATTGCTGTCCTGGAGCTGCTATCAGAATCGAAGTAGAAAAGTTAGAGTTACTCCATTCAATTCTTATATCAAAGAAATACAAATATGCTCGTCCTGGCATCGAAAAAACCCCTTGGAATACTCGGGAGGTGCGCATTGGAGACCCATTCGGAAATAGAATTATGTTTTTTGAGAACATTCAAAAATAA
- a CDS encoding YitT family protein has protein sequence MSTIQKHKPNKLKMILRGLIVIIGGFIAAYGLETVLIPNNVSDGGVTGLSIVGSELLGLPLGVLIAVINIPFIWLGYQQIGKSFAIYSIIGIASLALGTSLMHHTPAIIEGDTLLVTVVGGIIIGFGMGLALRNGGALDGIDMLAVLLSRKLPFGTSDLILFLNTFVFIFVSIAFGLQGAILSAIAYFIASKVIHIVEVGLSGSKTFTIITTQPVLMVETIRDRLGRSATYKEAYGGYSHEKFKEITCVINRLEESKIKEIINEIDKTAFVTVYDVAEVKGGNFRKHNIH, from the coding sequence ATGAGTACAATCCAAAAGCATAAGCCCAATAAATTGAAAATGATTTTAAGAGGATTAATAGTAATTATTGGGGGATTTATAGCAGCGTATGGACTAGAAACCGTATTAATCCCAAACAATGTATCTGATGGGGGTGTGACGGGTCTTAGTATCGTTGGTTCAGAACTACTTGGATTACCATTAGGAGTTCTAATTGCAGTTATAAACATTCCTTTTATCTGGTTAGGTTATCAACAAATTGGTAAAAGTTTCGCGATTTATTCAATTATCGGAATAGCTTCCCTAGCATTGGGTACAAGTCTCATGCACCACACCCCAGCGATTATTGAAGGGGATACTTTATTAGTTACCGTTGTTGGTGGTATTATCATTGGTTTTGGAATGGGGTTAGCATTGCGGAATGGCGGAGCATTAGATGGAATTGATATGCTAGCCGTACTGCTTTCTCGAAAATTACCGTTTGGGACAAGTGATCTCATTCTTTTCTTAAACACATTCGTATTTATTTTTGTTTCAATCGCATTTGGTTTACAAGGAGCAATTCTTTCTGCAATTGCTTACTTTATTGCTTCTAAAGTGATTCACATAGTTGAAGTAGGTTTAAGTGGCTCTAAAACCTTTACAATTATCACAACTCAACCCGTATTAATGGTAGAGACTATACGTGATCGCTTAGGCCGAAGTGCAACGTACAAGGAAGCTTACGGCGGTTATTCCCATGAAAAATTCAAGGAAATCACATGTGTCATTAATCGCTTAGAAGAAAGCAAAATAAAAGAGATCATTAATGAAATTGACAAAACTGCTTTTGTTACGGTATATGACGTAGCCGAAGTTAAGGGTGGTAATTTCAGAAAGCATAATATTCATTAG
- a CDS encoding TetR/AcrR family transcriptional regulator, producing MARKKEFDEDAVLHKAMLLFWEQGYEKTSMQELVSHMGIHKGSMYDTFGDKHSLYVKSLKRYSEMLEQSVKRGMADTRSAKEAIRLLFEMAIQQQEEFPGGCFVVNTAVELANYDSETRDWVHLKWASTEQLIRDLIVEGQQSGEFSKTLNAEGLSYCFINALIGLRVMVKTISDREKLRQIIEMNMSVLE from the coding sequence ATGGCAAGGAAAAAGGAATTCGATGAAGATGCAGTTCTGCATAAAGCCATGCTATTATTCTGGGAACAAGGTTATGAGAAGACATCCATGCAGGAATTGGTCTCACATATGGGGATTCATAAAGGGAGCATGTATGATACCTTTGGCGATAAACACTCCTTGTATGTCAAATCATTGAAACGCTATAGTGAAATGTTAGAGCAATCGGTTAAGCGTGGTATGGCTGATACCCGTTCAGCCAAGGAAGCAATCAGACTGTTATTTGAAATGGCAATCCAACAGCAAGAAGAGTTTCCTGGGGGCTGCTTCGTAGTGAATACCGCGGTTGAGTTGGCAAATTATGATTCTGAGACCAGAGATTGGGTTCATCTGAAATGGGCCTCTACAGAACAGTTAATACGTGACCTTATTGTGGAAGGTCAACAATCTGGAGAATTTTCCAAGACACTCAATGCGGAAGGGCTGTCTTATTGTTTTATTAATGCATTAATCGGACTTCGCGTTATGGTTAAGACTATATCGGACAGGGAAAAATTACGCCAAATTATTGAAATGAATATGTCGGTATTGGAATGA
- a CDS encoding epoxide hydrolase family protein, whose translation MTQTSTKQQSNEQPTDKNAIRPFHVNVPEEEITELKRRINATRWPEKETVADQSQGTQLATIQELARYWADEYDWRKIESRINSYPHFITEIDGLDFHFIHVRSKHENAMPILIAHGWPGSIIEQMKLIEPLTNPTAHGGSESEAFHVVIPSMPGYGFSGKPTTTGWNPKRIASAYGELMTRLGYTKYVAQGGDWGSIVVNFMGVQEPKGLIGIHTNMPEVIPPEVDAAIWSGNPLPAGLSDEEKKACEQVRENKFYYAFLMGTRPQTLTGLVDSPVGLAAFMIDHDWKSHALIARSFAGVKEGLTRDDVLDNITLFWFTNTAISAARLYWENTVAGISFFVVKGVKLPVAASVFPDEMYEAPKSWTEKAYPNLIHYNKLPKGGHFAAWEQPEFMTSEIRTAFKSLR comes from the coding sequence ATGACACAAACAAGTACCAAACAACAAAGTAATGAGCAACCTACAGACAAGAACGCCATTCGTCCGTTTCATGTGAATGTACCGGAAGAAGAAATTACTGAACTGAAAAGACGCATTAACGCAACAAGATGGCCTGAGAAGGAAACAGTCGCGGATCAATCGCAAGGCACGCAGCTCGCAACGATTCAAGAACTTGCGCGTTATTGGGCAGATGAATACGACTGGCGCAAGATCGAATCGAGAATTAACTCTTACCCGCATTTCATTACCGAGATCGACGGTCTGGACTTCCACTTCATTCACGTTCGTTCGAAGCATGAGAACGCGATGCCGATCCTAATTGCACACGGATGGCCGGGTTCGATTATCGAGCAAATGAAGCTGATCGAGCCGCTGACTAACCCAACGGCACACGGTGGAAGCGAATCGGAAGCCTTCCATGTCGTCATTCCGTCGATGCCTGGCTATGGGTTCTCGGGCAAGCCGACCACGACCGGCTGGAATCCTAAACGCATCGCAAGCGCTTATGGTGAGCTTATGACTCGCCTTGGCTATACGAAGTATGTGGCGCAGGGCGGCGACTGGGGTTCGATCGTCGTTAACTTTATGGGCGTTCAGGAACCTAAAGGATTGATCGGCATTCACACCAACATGCCTGAAGTGATTCCGCCCGAAGTCGATGCGGCGATCTGGTCAGGCAACCCGCTGCCAGCCGGTCTCTCAGACGAAGAGAAGAAAGCGTGCGAGCAAGTTCGCGAAAATAAATTCTATTACGCCTTCTTGATGGGAACGCGTCCGCAGACACTGACCGGACTGGTGGATTCGCCTGTCGGTTTGGCAGCCTTTATGATTGACCACGACTGGAAGAGCCATGCCCTGATCGCGAGATCTTTTGCCGGAGTCAAAGAAGGCCTAACGCGCGACGACGTTCTCGACAACATCACGCTTTTTTGGTTTACGAATACAGCGATTTCTGCGGCTCGTCTCTACTGGGAGAACACAGTTGCCGGAATCTCCTTCTTCGTCGTCAAAGGCGTCAAGCTCCCGGTTGCCGCCAGCGTATTTCCGGATGAGATGTATGAAGCACCGAAGAGCTGGACAGAAAAAGCGTACCCGAATCTCATCCACTACAATAAGCTTCCTAAGGGCGGACACTTCGCAGCTTGGGAGCAACCGGAGTTCATGACTTCCGAGATTCGCACGGCATTCAAGTCGCTTCGCTAA
- the msrB gene encoding peptide-methionine (R)-S-oxide reductase MsrB → MDKPIDLLFRSRFMKKILGSDFEVKISSKQDFNKDFNREEKLKTLTKIQYNVTQNGMDEAPFNNEYWDNKEEGIYVDIVSGDPLFSSKDKFDAGTGFPSFTKPLESNNVVLKRKGLFFGNEVRSRNADSFLGDVFKDGPQPTGLRFCVNSAAMEFIPKADLEKRGYGAYAAQFSEQKL, encoded by the coding sequence ATGGACAAACCAATTGATCTGCTTTTCCGGTCGCGGTTTATGAAAAAAATTTTGGGGAGTGATTTCGAAGTGAAAATTAGTTCAAAGCAAGACTTCAATAAAGATTTTAACAGAGAAGAAAAGCTGAAAACGCTGACTAAAATCCAGTATAACGTAACTCAGAATGGCATGGACGAGGCGCCATTTAATAATGAATACTGGGATAACAAAGAAGAGGGTATCTACGTAGATATTGTTTCGGGTGATCCACTGTTTAGCTCGAAGGACAAATTCGATGCGGGTACAGGCTTTCCTAGTTTTACAAAGCCTCTGGAGTCAAACAATGTTGTTCTCAAACGCAAAGGATTATTTTTTGGGAACGAAGTCAGAAGCCGGAATGCTGATTCCTTCCTAGGCGACGTGTTCAAAGACGGACCTCAACCAACAGGACTGCGGTTCTGCGTGAACTCTGCAGCCATGGAATTTATTCCGAAAGCTGATCTTGAAAAAAGAGGTTATGGCGCTTATGCCGCGCAATTTAGCGAGCAGAAGCTTTGA
- a CDS encoding MFS transporter, with protein sequence MKRMLWVFLMMSCGATFISSLFPLYSEYYHLSSLQITILFAIYAVFLLPTLLIVGVKGSEWGLKKVLRYSIWISIVSTIIFIISFDFWSLFTARVLEGIAYGAFTGTAIPFLIVQSPANKISTAIKLSGVTVLIGFGLGPAISGVVVEYLYSQSLSVPYWFLLVMLSSSLVILETFPVHNESSIEKPIHTKISISIPSHIRSHFWSFVGLPIFIVFTLQGIAFSLLPSFAKNIIHTSNLSVSGLLILLLLGGASLSQFVPWPINIVTRIRFGISLFAIGSWAIILSGQFSNLILLWIGIFLQAIGGGWTFQVTFRLASQLPKPEERQGVISVFYLCAYTGFIVPIIGFGVLTKFFSMTYSLILLNLFAAIFIVYILMYSIKFKQYYSNHYSY encoded by the coding sequence ATGAAAAGAATGCTTTGGGTTTTTCTTATGATGTCATGTGGTGCAACATTTATTTCATCTTTATTTCCTTTATACAGTGAGTATTATCACCTAAGTAGTCTTCAAATTACCATCTTATTTGCAATCTATGCTGTTTTCTTGCTGCCTACTTTACTTATAGTAGGTGTAAAGGGGAGTGAGTGGGGATTAAAAAAGGTGCTTCGATACAGTATATGGATTTCAATCGTATCAACGATAATATTTATTATTAGTTTTGATTTTTGGTCTCTCTTTACTGCAAGAGTATTAGAAGGGATTGCTTATGGCGCATTTACTGGTACTGCTATTCCCTTTTTAATAGTCCAATCTCCTGCCAATAAGATAAGTACAGCTATCAAATTATCAGGTGTTACGGTACTTATCGGGTTTGGCTTAGGTCCAGCAATTTCAGGTGTAGTTGTGGAGTATCTCTATTCCCAGTCATTGAGCGTACCTTATTGGTTTTTGCTGGTGATGTTGAGTAGCTCTTTAGTAATACTGGAAACTTTTCCTGTACACAATGAATCCTCGATTGAAAAACCGATCCACACTAAGATCTCAATAAGTATACCAAGCCATATTCGTTCACATTTTTGGTCTTTTGTTGGACTGCCAATCTTTATTGTTTTCACTTTACAAGGTATAGCTTTCTCTCTTTTACCTTCATTTGCTAAGAATATTATTCATACTTCTAACCTTTCTGTTTCGGGATTGTTAATTTTACTGCTTCTTGGGGGAGCTTCATTGTCTCAGTTCGTACCATGGCCAATTAATATCGTTACACGGATTCGATTTGGAATTTCACTTTTTGCAATTGGTTCTTGGGCTATCATTTTATCCGGTCAGTTTTCAAACTTAATTTTACTCTGGATTGGTATATTCCTTCAAGCAATCGGTGGCGGATGGACGTTTCAAGTTACTTTTAGATTAGCTAGTCAATTACCAAAACCGGAAGAACGTCAAGGAGTTATTTCTGTATTCTACTTATGTGCCTATACTGGATTTATTGTTCCAATTATTGGATTCGGGGTGCTTACTAAATTTTTTAGTATGACTTATTCATTGATTTTACTAAATTTATTTGCTGCAATTTTCATTGTTTATATTCTCATGTATTCAATCAAATTCAAACAATATTATTCAAATCACTATAGTTATTAA